Within the candidate division KSB1 bacterium genome, the region CTTGCAGGATGAGCGGCTTAAGCAAGAAGTCAATCTGGAGATAAAGGATTTGATGATTTTGGTGGCTTCCTTGATAGAGTAGGTAATTGGGGAATTTGGTAGTTAGTGCTTGAATGAAAACCGTTGAATTCGAAGTAGAAGTGTCATTCCAAACGAAGTTAGGAATCTGATGATATTGAGATTGTTGGATGGACAGATTTCTCCCTTCGGTCGAAATGACAAGAAGGTAAGTTTTCGATCTGGCAATAATTAGGTAATTGGGAAATGGATCAATGAATTTTGAATCAAAATTGGCAAATTTCAGAATTTGCTATTGGAGTTGATAAATTGACTGTGAAAGAACAGTTCATGCAAATTCTTCAAGAGCTGCCTCATGATGTTTCAACTGAAGATGTTATCGAAAGACTTTACTTGATCTACAAAATTGAACAAGGAATCGAACAAGCAAATGCTGGGAAAAAGATCTCACAGGTTGAAGCAAGCGAACGAATAAGGATAAAATTATGACCCATCGAAAGCTGGATTTCAATTTCAGACAACGACTAAACAAAATCCTCGGCGGGGAGCATCATAACTATTGCTATCAATGTGGCGCTTGCGTGGCGGCCTGTCCTGCGGCTCGGTTCAGCGATAATTTTAATCCTCGGGATGTGCTGTTGAAAACGCTGATCGGCGATGAGGAGGATTTGATTCGGCCCGATTCCATTATCTGGAAATGCACCAATTGTTATAGCTGCTACGAGCGCTGCCCGCAGGATGTCCGTCCCGTGGAGGTGATTATTGCGCTGAAGAATCTCTGCGCCCAGGAGGGGGTTTTGCCCGAGGATATCAATAAATTTTCGGAGACGCTGGTGAA harbors:
- a CDS encoding 4Fe-4S dicluster domain-containing protein — protein: MTHRKLDFNFRQRLNKILGGEHHNYCYQCGACVAACPAARFSDNFNPRDVLLKTLIGDEEDLIRPDSIIWKCTNCYSCYERCPQDVRPVEVIIALKNLCAQEGVLPEDINKFSETLVKTGRSVVITSTVNRRRQELGLPELKDVNVAELQTIIE